The genomic stretch GCATCGGATGGGCAAGAGGGACGTAAAGTACACAgttctttatatatatactaggGGTTTACTTCCACATTGCATGCTTCGTAGTATCTGATTGGCCACTTCCAAAGCAATCACGTGGCCCCGGAAATATCAATCGTATCTTAACTTGAGTCTTTCATTCCGAGCCCTCATCACAAACCCATAAACATATATTACCTCATGGCTTCGGATTGGAGTCGTGAGTCCTATCTATGGACCGTTTCATAACCAGGAAGAGGCCACGGCCTAGCTCACCAGTCCCGCGGGCGGCATCAGAATCGCCACTCCCGGATGAGGACTCAACAGATGTAAAGCTAGCACTGCTCGTGTCACTTTTTCCAGAGATTACACAGGAAACGCTTCTAGATGTCCTTGTTTCATGTAGCGGGTCAGTGGAAGCCGCCGCATCTACGATCGCAACACAAGCCCCTCCCTCCAAGAAGCGGGTGATACCGGGTACACCATCTGTACAGACGTCTTTAACGTCACTTGTCCTCCACGCCGACGAGGGGAAAGAGTCACTCATCAAACGAAAACCACTGACTAGGAAGGGTAAAACCCTACATCTATACTCCCCGAAGGATGTCGCGGCCCACACGCCATGTACAATCATCCACAATTTCCTTCCAGCGGAGCAGGCGAATGCACTCCTCCTAGAACTTCTGGAGGAGTCTAAATATTTCTCTAGATATAAGTTCCAGCTGTTCGATCGAACAGTTGAAAGCCCTCACTCATCTAGCGTATACGTCTCTACGCCGGAGGAGTACCGTCAGCACACATCAGAATACACATACGGCGGGACCTATCGGTCAAATGTGCGTCAGATCACACCGCATATGCGAGCTGTTTCCGCCAAAGTGCAGCACACTGTGAACGATGAAGTACGTCACCGGATCAAAACCTTCTACCCTGGCGGGGAAAAGCTCAGATACCAGTCTCCGAAAGAATGGATGCCAAATGCCGCATTCGTTAATTGCTATGATGGCCCCGCTGAGAGCGTGGGGTACCACTCGGATGAACTGACTTACCTTGGCCCACGAGCCATCATTGGTAGCCTGAGCTTAGGCGTGGAACGAGAATTCCGCGTCCGGCGGATCGTACCCAgcaatgaagacgaagaggccTCTCAAAGTGAGAAAGACACGCCTACGCCACAACCTGAGCGGAAGCAGTCACGAGTGGTATCTGACGTCCGCGCTGATGCCCAAGGTCAAATCTCCATTCATCTCCCCCATAACTCTCTGCTGGTTATGCATGCCGAAATGCAAGAAGAGTGGAAACATGCCATCGCACCTGCCCAGACGGTTTCACCACACCCTCTGTCTGGAAACCGCCGCATCAATGTCACTTATCGCTGGTATCGCGACTCCCTCCATCCACGGAACACTCCTCGTTGTCGGTGTGGTATGCATG from Aspergillus oryzae RIB40 DNA, chromosome 1 encodes the following:
- a CDS encoding putative CUE domain protein (predicted protein), which translates into the protein MDRFITRKRPRPSSPVPRAASESPLPDEDSTDVKLALLVSLFPEITQETLLDVLVSCSGSVEAAASTIATQAPPSKKRVIPGTPSVQTSLTSLVLHADEGKESLIKRKPLTRKGKTLHLYSPKDVAAHTPCTIIHNFLPAEQANALLLELLEESKYFSRYKFQLFDRTVESPHSSSVYVSTPEEYRQHTSEYTYGGTYRSNVRQITPHMRAVSAKVQHTVNDEVRHRIKTFYPGGEKLRYQSPKEWMPNAAFVNCYDGPAESVGYHSDELTYLGPRAIIGSLSLGVEREFRVRRIVPSNEDEEASQSEKDTPTPQPERKQSRVVSDVRADAQGQISIHLPHNSLLVMHAEMQEEWKHAIAPAQTVSPHPLSGNRRINVTYRWYRDSLHPRNTPRCRCGMHAILRCAQRKRETRGRYMWMCYGGFAPGKKSCGFFQWAEFDDDGEPVWNKKQSEDEAPILRNFRICKLRSAMATMSCLVIWNTDGRLLPYPQFHFVSHCQTMLLPNDSPRPHLGHAWPKSHPSANHQEAAPAGFPF